From Hirundo rustica isolate bHirRus1 chromosome 1, bHirRus1.pri.v3, whole genome shotgun sequence, a single genomic window includes:
- the TMEM158 gene encoding transmembrane protein 158, translating to MLPLLFPALLAACLPPCQGWSPSAAASGQEEQELFLPPANSSSRSLASLEMDLDGAASKEEGSTDSPGTPAAPSQEPFPSAPTTSGQEQPEQEQPGQEQEQQQQRPQPQGQPQPAEDPHCNISVQRQMLSSLLVRWSRPLGIQCDLLLFSTNSHGRAFFSAAFHRVGPPLLIEHLGLAAGGAQQDLRLCVGCSWVRSRRVGRLRGAAPQPQPPAASSSLSYPPAAEPGQYWLQGEPLNFCCLDFSLEELKGEPGWRMNRKPIESTLVACFMTLVIIVWSVAALIWPVPIIAGFLPNGMEQRRGTAAGTAAAAK from the coding sequence ATGCTGCCGCTGCTCTTCCCGGCACTGCTGGCCGCCTGCCTGCcgccctgccagggctggagcccctcggCGGCTGCCAgcgggcaggaggagcaggagctcttCTTGCCCCCTGCCAACTCCTCCTCCCGCTCCTTGGCCAGCCTCGAGATGGACCTCGACGGGGCAGCGAGCAAGGAAGAAGGCAGCACCGACAGCCCGGGCACGCCGGCTGCCCCTAGCCAAGAGCCTTTCCCTTCCGCTCCCACCACCtccgggcaggagcagccggagcaggagcagccggggcaggagcaggagcagcagcagcagcgtccCCAGCCgcaggggcagccgcagcccGCCGAGGATCCGCACTGCAACATCAGCGTGCAGCGACAGATGCTGAGCTCGCTGCTGGTGCGCTGGAGCCGCCCGCTGGGCATCCAGTGCGACCTCCTGCTCTTCTCCACCAACAGCCACGGGCGGGCCTTCTTCTCCGCCGCCTTCCACCGCGTGGGGCCGCCGCTGCTCATCGAGCACCTGGGGCTGGCGGCCGGCGGCGCCCAGCAGGACTTGCGCCTCTGCgtgggctgcagctgggtgCGGAGCAGGCGGGTCGGGCGGCTGCGGGGCGCCgcgccccagccccagccccccgccgcctcctcctcgcTTTCCTACCCGCCGGCGGCCGAGCCTGGCCAGTACTGGCTGCAAGGGGAGCCGCTGAATTTCTGCTGCCTGGatttcagcctggaggagctgaaggGCGAGCCGGGCTGGCGGATGAACCGCAAGCCCATCGAGTCCACCTTGGTGGCGTGTTTCATGACTCTGGTCATCATCGTGTGGAGCGTGGCCGCCCTCATCTGGCCCGTGCCCATCATCGCCGGGTTCCTGCCCAACGGCATGGAGCAGCGCCGGGGCACCGCCGccggcaccgccgccgccgccaagTAG